The Labilibaculum sp. sequence TATCATTGCTTGAACTGATCCGCCAAAGCTCATAAATACAATTTTTTTAATAACTAAAATCTATTTGTTTTTAAATTTATCAATAATATTTGATTTGTAAACCGTTAAGTAAATTTATTTTGGACAAGAATATTGCCTTTCCTTAAATGTTGAAGAACCAGCTTATGGTCTCAGTTTAATAGTCTACCTTGTAGTTCAGCGGATTCGTTCCGCATACACATTAATTGATTCAATTGAATACAACATTTGATGATTTGGTCAGGACTTATTTAGAAAATAATGTTGGCCTGGCAGATAATTTCCTGAGTGAAACTCTGGCCTCTCAGCTTAAAAGCAATTTATTAGGATTGTTGTCGCAAAAACAGATGCTTCCTGCCGGGATTGGAAATAATACTGATTTAGTTCACAATCAATTAATTCGCAGCGATAAAATACATTGGCTCGATCGAAAACATCATGATGAACACGAAGACTGTTTTTTTGATTTGATGGATCGTTTTGTAGCCTATTTAAATCAGACTTGCTATACAGGCATTACCGGATATGAATTTCATTATGCTCTTTACGAAAAAGGAACTTTCTATAAAAAGCATCTCGATCAGTTTGTGAATAATAAGGGAAGAGCTTTCACTATGATCATGTATTTAAATCCGGATTGGAAGCCGGGTGATGGCGGTGAATTGTGTATTTACCATTCGGATCACAATCAGTGTATTTCTCCGCTTAACGGCAAATGTGTTTTTTTTAAGAGCAGTGAACTCGAGCATGAAGTTTTGCTCAGTAATCAGCCACGTTTAAGCATTACCGGATGGTTAAAAACCAATTGATTGGTTTTGGGAGGATTGAAAAATAAAAACCCCAGGCTTTTTGAGCTTGGGGTTTTTATTGATCATATATTCTTTAGGCTGCTGCAGCGTCCTTTTTTGACTTTCGGTACAGGTAAGAGTTGAAAATGCTTCTTTTGGCAAAGCGATACTGCTTATCTGAATTGATGAATTTATTGAATACGTTTTTTGGAACGCCAAAATATTCATAAGTAGTTCCATCGGTGAAAGAGATTTCAAGCAACAAGCCTTTGTGTTTGTAATCAGCAATGCCCGATTCGGTAGTTGTTGAAGTATATTCTTCCAGGTTTGCTTCAATTGTCTCCGGAGCAATACTCACTAAAAAGTGATAAGCATCAATAATCTCGCGGCTTTTGATTTCTGCTTCAGCAAATTTTTCATCATCAGATTGAAATTTATCAGGATGCCACTCTTTAACCAAATTTCGATAAGTTGATTTTAATTTCTTAAGATCAGTATCCTGATCAACATTAAATAATTTTTTGTACGCATTAACTCGCTTCATACAGGCTCTTTCTAAAATTCTTAATTGATATATGTAAAGTGTTTTTTTAAGGACACTTCTTCTTGCTTTTTCGCAAAACAGTCGCAAAAGTACATATTTTAATGTTCTGATTGAGAAGTAGCTTCGCTTTTTTTATCTATTCTATTAATTCCTTGGTTTGTGAAATTTTAATAGAAGACAATTCACCCCGGTTATAAGGTCAGTATAATTTTGTAAAGACAAATTTTGACGCGATATTTTTACCAAAGAAATAGGTGCTTTTAGTCTTGATAAACTTACTTATTCATCATTTTGTCATCAATCATAGTACGAAAGTCATTTAATATTGGATTGGTATTTTTGTTGTTCCAGACAGCCCGCAAGGTTGTTCTCTGAGGTATTTTATTCAATTCGATAAATTTAATTCCCATGTCGTAGCCTAATTTCAGAGAAGTTGGTACAATTGAAACACCAAATTTATTTTCTACCAGCCGGTATATCGAACTGGCATTAACCGTGTTGTGCGAAATCAATGGTGCAAAACCACTTTCATCGAAAATTTGCATTACTTTTTCAAAATACGATTCACTGTACGAAGCATCAAAAAAGATGAACGAATCATTTTTAAATTGAGACAAATTCGTGAAGTTCGATTCGTTAATTGGGTGATCTTTAGGAAGAACTAAGGAAAATGTATCTTCGAAAACGGATTGAATGCTTAATCCTCTGGGCACTCGTTCCATTCTCACAAAACCAACATCAATTTCATGATTAAGCAGTGCCTGGATTTGTTTGTTGTTGTCCATTTCTTTTAAACTGAAAAGAACATTTGGATGGGTTTGCTTAAATTTTAATAATAGTTCAGGGATCACATCCTGCATGGCAGAACCAACATAGCCGAGATTCAAATTGCCATTCAAGCCGTCATGCAACAATTTAGCATGGTTTATAATTTCATCCAAACGTTTAAAATTATTGGTCAATTCTTTTTGCAGGTAAAGGCCAGCAATAGTAAGTTTTACTTTTCGGTTGTGGCGTTCGAACAAGCTGATTCCAAGAATTTCTTCCATTTGTTTAATCTGCCGGCTTAATCCTGGCTGCGATATAAACAGGCTTTCTGCCGCTTTTCTAAAATGCAGATCTTCTGCTAAAGCAAGGAAATATTTGTAATGTCTGAACTCTATTTGATTACTCATGGTTATTAAATGATGACAATAATAGTCTTGTTGGGTATCAAAATTACGAATAACTTTGTAATAAAAAATAAATCTACTTGAACTATGTTTAAATACGGAATTGATCGACTAAGTGTTGATAAGACGATACAAATTGCTCGGGGAGAGCTAAAAGCGGGATTAACTGCAGAAGCTGTCAGTAAAGTGAATGCCTGCAGAGCCAAGGTAGAAACAATGGCGAAGTCCAATAAAGCTTATTATGGAATCAATACCGGTTTTGGCCCTTTGTGTGATACTCAGATTTCGCCGGAAGAAACCAGTAAATTGCAGGAAAACTTGCTGATAACTCATGCTGTAGGTGTTGGAAATCCTATTGGTAAAGAGCTATCTAAAATCATGATGATTTGTAAGGTACAAGCATTGGCGCAGGGTTTTTCGGGTGTTCGGTTGGAAGTGATTGAACGTATTTTATTTTTTATTGAAAATGATTTGGTTCCAGTTGTTCCGGAACAAGGTTCTGTTGGTGCTTCGGGCGATCTAGCTCCTTTGTCGCATTTATTTTTACCTCTTTTAGGAGAAGGAGAATTTTGGATCGGCAAAGATATTGTTCCTGCCAAAGAAGTATTGGCAAAGCATGGACTGAAGGCTATTCGTTTGGAAGCAAAAGAAGGTTTGGGTTTGATTAACGGAACTCAGTTTATTTTGGCTCACACCATACGTGGTTTGTATAAAATGGAATATCTTCTTGATTTGGCTGATGTTGCAGGAGCAATGAGTCTGGAAGGTTTTCAGGGGAGTGCTGCTCCTTTCAAACCGGAATTACATGCTATTCGTCCGTTTAAAGGAAATATTAAAGTGGCGGAACGCATGCGTATGCTGTTGGAAAACTCAGAAAATTTAGCGGGCCATATTGATTGTGAACGTGTTCAGGATCCATATTCGTTACGTTGTATTCCACAGGTTCATGGTGCATCCAGAAATGCATGGTATCATTTGAATGAGCTGGCTGAAATCGAAATGAATTCGGTGACAGATAATCCAATTGTATTAAGCGATACCGAAGCTATTTCAGGCGGTAACTTCCACGGACAACCTTTGGCGATGGCTTTGGATTACTGTTCGATAGCGGCATCGGAGCTTGGTAATATTGCCGACAGAAGATGTTACCTGCTGCTGGAAGGTAAATTTGGATTGCCTCGTTTGCTGACTGCAAGTGGTGGATTAAATTCAGGATTTATGATTCCTCAATATACTACCGCCGCACTGGTTACTGAGAATAAATCACTTTGTTTTCCTCCGTCAGCAGATAGTGTTCCAACTTCATTAGGACAAGAGGATCACGTTTCGATGGGAAGTATTTCGGGACGAAAATTCAATCAGATATTGGGTAATATCGAGAAAATTTTTGCCATTGAATTGATGTATGCTGCTCAGGCATTGGAATTCAGAAGTCCAAATCATTTTTCAGATATCATGACAGAAAATTTCAAAATTATCAGAAGTAAAGTGGATAAACTGGAAGATGACCGTGTGTTGAAAGATGATATCTACGCAATGATTGATTTTGTGAAGACCAGAGCTTTTATTGTGAAATAGTAAAATCGAAAGTATGACATTTCAAGAACAAATATTGCAGGGGATTCCAGCCGAATTACCTGCAAAAAAAGCATATCCGAAGGATGCGAACAGAGCTCCCAAAAGGAAAGATATTTTATCGGTAGAGGAAAAGCAGTTGGCGATTCGTAATGCTCTGCGTTATTTTCCTAAAGAATGGCACAAAGAGTTAGCTGTTGAATTTGCTCAGGAATTACTCGATTTTGGACGTATTTACATGTATCGGTTTAAGCCGGAATACAAAATGTATGCCCGCCCGATTCAGGAATATCCTGCTAAATCAATACAGGCTGCGGGTATTATGCTGATGATGCAGAACAATTTGAATCCTGCAGTAGCTCAGCATCCCGAGGAGTTGATTACTTACGGCGGTAACGGAGCTGTTTTTCAGAATTGGGCGCAGTACCTGCTTACCATGCAGTATTTGGCGACCATGACCGACGAGCAGACTTTGAATTTGTATTCTGGTCACCCGATGGGTTTGTTTCCTTCTTCGAAAGGAGCCCCAAGAGTGGTGGTTACCAATGGCATGGTTGTCCCTAATTATTCCAAACCAGATGATTGGGAGAAATTTAATGCGCTGGGTGTATCTCAATACGGGCAGATGACAGCAGGATCGTTTATGTATATTGGTCCGCAGGGTATTGTTCATGGTACCACCATTACGGTCATGAATGCCTTCCGTAAAATCCTGAAAAAGGGAGAAACTCCTTCAGGAAAGATTTTTTTAACTGCCGGATTGGGTGGAATGAGTGGTGCGCAGCCAAAGGCCGGAAATATTGCCGGTTGTATTACCGTAGCGGCCGAAGTGAATCCCAAAGCAGCCAAAAAACGTCACGAGCAGGGTTGGGTTGATGTTTTGATTGATTCAATGGATGAATTGGTTGCCCGTGTAAGAAAAGCACAGGAGACCAACGAGGTGGTTTCCATTGCATTTATTGGTAATGTAGTTGATGTTTGGGAGCGTTTCGATGCGGAGAATATCTTCATTCATATTGGTTCCGATCAAACATCATTGCACATTCCATGGACAGGTGGATATTATCCTGTTGATACTTCCTATGAAGAATCGAACAGATTGATTCGTGAAGAACCGGAGCTGTTCAAGGAAAAGGTACAGGCAACATTACGCCGTCATGCAGCATCTGTAAATAATCACACAGCAAAGGGAACTTATTTCTTCGATTACGGGAATGCCTTTTTGTTGGAAGCTTCCCGCGCCGGAGCAGATATCATGGCTGAAAATGGAATTGATTTTAAATACAAATCATACGTTCAGGATATTTTAGGCCCAATGTGCTTCGATTATGGTTTTGGACCTTTCCGTTGGGTTTGTGCTTCGGGACGAGCTGAAGATTTGGATCAGACCGATGAAATAGCCATGAATGTGCTGCAGGAAATCATGGAAAGTTCTCCGGAAGAAATTCAATTGCAGATGCAGGATAACATTACCTGGATTAAGGATGCCAAGAAGAACAAAATGGTAGTTGGTTCGCAGGCGCGTATTTTATATGCCGATGCCGAAGGACGCTCAAAAATTGCTGAAGCATTCAACAATGCAATTGCAGCCGGTAAAATAGGTCCGGTGGTTTTGGGCCGCGATCATCACGATGTGAGTGGAACAGATTCTCCTTACCGCGAAACTTCCAATATTTACGACGGCAGTAAGTTTACTGCTGATATGGCCATTCAGAATGTGATTGGTGACAGCTTTAGAGGTGCAACCTGGGTGTCGATTCACAATGGCGGCGGCGTAGGCTGGGGAGAGGTTACCAATGGTGGATTCGGAATGTTGCTTGACGGAACCCGGGAAGCTGATGCACGCCTGAAAAACATGTTGTTTTACGATGTAAACAACGGCATTGCCCGACGCAGCTGGGCAAGAAACAAGGAAGCGATGTTTGCCATTAAACGGGAAATGGAACGCACACCTGATTTAAAGGTAACCGTTCCCAATCTGGTAGATGACAACCTGCTGACTGATCTTTTTTAAAAATCGTTTTTAGATCAAAATAGAATTGGTTCAGGTATTTCCTGAACCAATTTCATATATACGAATTTGTAGTTGTGGAGAGAAGAGATAATGAATCGATAAATGCTGAATACAGGCCTGCTGAAAAAGGATACTGGGAGGGACGCAAGTCAAATCCAGACATGGGAAAACAGTATTGGCACCAGCAAATTGAATTTGTAAACTGGGATGAATTGAATCAGCAGTCTGATGATTCAAAGATCGATATTGCCATTTTGGGTTATGTGTGCGATGAGGGAGTGCGCCGGAACCGGGGAAGAATGGGAGCGCACGAAGGACCTAAGGCGATTCGCGACCGATTGGCAAAACTGCCGATCCACTTCGAGTCCAAACGTGTGATTGATGCCGGCAATATTGTCTGCAGCGATGATGATATGGAAGCTTGTCAGACACTATTTTCCCATGCAATCTCCGACTTAATTAAACAGCAAATATTTCCGATTGGCATTGGTGGCGGACACGATATGTCTTACGCACATTTTATGGGAATACGCGATGCCGTTAAGGAGACTCAAAAACGAAAAGTGGGAATTATTAATTTCGATGCGCATTTTGATCTTCGCCCGGTAGAGGGGAGAGGAAATTCCGGAACTCCTTTCAATCAGATTGTTTCGGAGTGCCACGAAAAGGGCGGTCTGGTAGATTATTATGCCATTGGCATTCAGCAGCAATCCAACACCAAAGAATTGTTCGATATTGCCAAAAGAGAGCACATCAACTATTCGATTAATTACGATTGTGAATCATCGGCAATGGAAATGGAAAGCCTTAAAAACAAGCTGGCGCCCATAATTGCCAATAACGATTATCTGTACATCACCATCGATATGGATGGCTTTTCGTCGGCCTATGCACCTGGCGTAAGTGCGCCCTCTCCATTGGGATTTACGCCCTATTTTGTGTTTAAACTGCTGCACTTTTTATTCGCAACAAAGAAGGTCATTGCTTTTGATATTGCAGAGTTAAATCCATCGCTCGACAGGGACATGCATACGGCGAGCCTGGCAGCCAAAATTGTCGATTTTGTGGTGTTGAATTATGAAGCTCCTACCTAAAATGGAGGGGATAGAGTTTTTACGGCTGTCATCAAAATATCATTCTGATTCCTTGTTTTGATCTGCTTTTTTAAACCAGTTTTTAGGGTTCAGGTAGGTTTTGTATTTGCTGAAAAGCTCTTTTCCCACCATTATTCCTCCAAGCCAAAACAGCACTTCGCCAATAATCAGAGATATGGTTGAGATTGTAATTTTGGTTGTAGCTTCCATTCCAAGGAAGGGAATTATAGCTATCAATAGAAAAAATGGAATACAGAAAATAATCAAAAATATTCCGACTCTGATTATCCAGTTCTTTTTTTTCATATCGTTTATGCTTGCTGGTGATTTATAATAGTGTTATGCTTTTCCCGGTACATTGGGATTAACGGCAGTCTGTCTAAAAACTCATTAAACTTCTCAATTCAATTTTAAATACAGCGGTTGTAAGGATGCATAAAATGAAAAACTTATTCTTTATTATTACTTACCACATGATAATAATTGTCTTCTTTCCCAGTATAAAGGAACGCGATAAAATCGCGCACTAGCTGTGAGATGGTTAAGGCGTATCTGTAATTGTTATCCCAATCTATTTTATCATTGGACATTAGGCTATCAGTTAACCTAAAATTGAATTGACTGCATAATAAGAGCCGTATGAAACGAAGTTCGGCGAAGCCAATTGAGAGATTTATTGCCTGTCCCGATTTTTTTCGGGATACGGTTCTGTGAGAAGTTAGGGGTGAATTGAAAATCGACGAAGTCAAATTCCCCTAGCTTACTCGACTAGCCTGCGTTTATTCTATCAAATATAGTTATCAGCTCATTATCAATTCTTTCTTTATTTGAAGCAAATTCCTTAATAATTGAGTTCTGTAAACTAATTGTATTGGTAATGCCCAAGCTCTTACCAACATTTTCTAACAATTCTTTACCTGGGAATAAGTCTAACCACAAATCAGATTCTAACGCATTTTTTACTTCCGTTTCACAACTCTGAATCATAGTTTCAATATGTGATTGTGATAAAGAACTGCTCAAAGTTTGATTAATAGATGTTGATATTTCAACGAATTTTCTTTCAAAAATTTCTTTTGATGCCGATTTGGGCGAATAATTTCCATCTCCATTTGTAAAATATGCTTGATTCGCTAAAACTTTACCAATTGAGAAATCTTGAGGTTTAAGTTCCAAATTTAACCTAAAAGACACCATATCCCTAATCACATCAGATGATAATTTTAGTGCTGTAGAATGAAATAAGGTTTTTAGCTCTTCCTCTGTTTTATCTATATTGAAAATATCTTTTAGAACCAATGATATTATATGAAAATCAATTAAATAGTTTTCAATCTCATGTTTTGCAAGAACAAACACCTTACCTGAAGTATGACTCCTATATTTATTAATCATTTGTTCAGTCAAATAATCTCTATCACGGATTAAATGAAAATTCATGAATCCTAAATTTGATTCCATAATTGAAAGAATAGCTCCGTTAATTCTATTTAGATTATCACTGCTATTTGATGGAACCAATTTAAAGTTTGAGTTGTTTTCTGGAAATAAATTACTGTAAAACTTTCTATCAGGACTTGAGTTGTCCCCTTCTAAAAAGACAAAATTTTTGGCAACGCCAACATAACCTGAAAAACCAAAGATATTCTTTAATTGAAGTATGGATTCCTCTTCATTATCTCCAGTTATGAATTTTGCTTTTCTTGTTGTAAGGTCTCTTGAAACATATATTGCTTTGTCTCTGCCAGCTTCATCAATAATTTCAGAATTATGAGAAGCTAACCAAATCTGATTTCCTTGTCTTATTGACTTCATATTACGAATGAGAAGTCGTGATAATTCAGGGTGAAGATGAAGTTCTGGTTCATCGATTACAATTATTGCATTCTCAACATTATGGCGAATAAAAAATGATAGAATAAAAAACACCTCTTTTTCACCCGATGATAAATCATTGAAAGTAATAACATCATTGGAGGGAAGTTCAATGAATAGATTTGATGGGATAGATTCATTCTTATCTGCGAATTTGTACGATGGGAACAACCTAACTAATAGTTGTTCATATGGTTTTATTGGGTCTGTAGGTTCGTTTCCTATGTTAATACCTTTGTTTTTCTGATTATGATAATTTCCAAGTTCCCTTAGGTAATGATAACGTTGCTGAACAAGAAACTCATACATATCTTGATATTGAATTTCACTGGTATTAAAAGCCATTGTCCATAAATGCTCCTTTCTCTTAACATTATCGAATGTAAATATCTGATTTCTATTAAAACTTTTTTGAGGATAATTTCTATCAGAACGTAAGAAGAATCCGAGAGAACGTTTAAGTAAATCCTTTAATTCTCTTGTTGCATAACTATGGACTTGATTATGAAGAGTTGCATTCTTCCCATATTCTCCTTCGTTGTAATCAAATGCACGATAGTAGACATTATTGCTATTTAAATATTCAATTATGTCGTAATGGTGTTTGTATTTTCTTTGTAATTGTTCTTTAAGTTGTTGCTTTTGTGAATTCCTTACAGGCTCTTCAATGTCAGTTTTTTGGTCAATTTGGTTAAAAGATTCTTGTAGTTTTTTCTCATGTGGCTCTAATTCATTTTTCAAAGCACTTATCACAATTCCTCTTTCTTCATGGCTTAATCCAATTCCAACTTCAAAAGAAAAACCGTTAAAAGTTCTACTTAATTGCCAACTCAAACTATAAGAGTTTGAAAGTGCATATCCTATAAGCTCTAAAACTGAACTTTTCCCACTACCATTCGGTCCTGCTAAAACAATTAAATCTGAGGTACGATTATTAAAATTGAATGAACCAATCTCAGCATTCTCAATGTGTCTGAATTTTTTAATTTTTATACTCTCTATGTGCATAATATTATTTCCTTTGGTAATGTTTTATCTAATGCAGGCTAACTCCTAAATAAAGCAATGGGCTTTACTCCGTTTATATTTTTAAAAAAAAGTTTATTTACCGACCCATATCGGGCGGTAATGTACACATATTATGATGACAACATAAAATGCCACCGGTAAAAGCTTTACTAAAGTAGTAAATCGAACTGATGATTCAAGCTGTCAAACTTGCCAACTTGCAGGCCTTAAGAATTATTGCATAAAAAAGGCTTTCTGAACGGAACGGGAGACAAATAGGAGAGTTGTTTTTTCATCTGTTGCAGTTTGGCTTTAGCCCGCTGAAATTAAAATATTTCAAAGACTGATTTGTTTTTGTATTTATTGAGTTTTCAAAGAATCATTTTTTGTTTTGTACTGAGTACATCGGGCAAAAACTCAAGTTTTTAAGCTTTGCACTCAGTACATTGTGTCAAAACTCAAGTTTTCAAGTTTTGTACTCAGTGCATTGAGTCAAAACTCAAGTTTTCAGGCTTTGTATTCAGTACATTGAGTCAAAATTCAAGTTTTCGTGCATTGTACTTTGTACATTGGGCAAAAAATCAATTTTTTATGCTTTGCTACTATTAGTACGGTGCAAAAAACCAATTTTTCGGGCTTTGCTACAATTAGCATGGAGCAAAAAACTAATTTTTCATGCTTTACTACAATTAGCATGAAGCAAAAAATCATTTTTTCATGCTTTGCTACTATTAGCACGGGGTAAAAAATCAATTTGTCAGGTTTTATCACTATTGATATTGATTGAGAGAAATTTGTCTGCAAAATTGCAGTGCGAACAATCAGATCTAAAAAAAGCCTGTTCCTATACAATCCGGAACAGGTGCTGTGGGTTTATAAATTGATACGATTTTATTCGTTTGCAGCAACCCGTTTGTTGCATTCTTATTTAAAATCATTAAAAATAATTTCTATCTTTAGTTTGCTTTAAAAACAAGGGAAACGATGAGGATTAAATTGATACGGGTAGTGCTGCTTTTATCGCTTGTGCTTGTAAAAGTAAGTCTGGCTCGTTCTCAAAATCACGATCAAACAATGAATCACACACATACAAATCATTTAATAAAGGAGAATAGTCCTTATTTACTGCAGCATGCACACAATCCTGTGAATTGGTACCCGTGGGGCGCAGAGGCTTTAGCTAAAGCCAAAAACGAGAACAAACCAATATTGGTGAGCATTGGTTATGCCGCCTGTCATTGGTGTCATGTAATGGAGCGCGAGAGCTTCGAGAACGAGGAGGTTGCCAGGCTGATGAACGAATTTTTTGTCTGCATAAAAGTCGATCGCGAGGAGCGGCCCGATATCGATCAGATCTACATGGATGCCGTGCAAATGATGACCGGCAGTGGTGGCTGGCCTTTGAACTGTTTTGCCATGCCCGGGGGAAAACCGTTTTTTGGAGGCACTTACTTTCCTGCTGATAATTGGATGAATGTGCTGAAAGGAATTCAAAATGCATGGATCAACGAACAGGATAAAGTAAAGAAGGTGGCCGATCAGTTGGCCGGGGGAATCCGTGAAAACGAAATAATTGCAGTAAAAGAAGAGGTATCCCGGTTCGCTGCCGCAGATTTAGAAAAAGCCTTTCGCCAGTGGGAATCCGAATTCGATACCCGTGAAGGGGGAAACAATTGGGCGCCAAAATTCCCATTGCCCAATTCCCTTCAGTTTTTACTGCGCTACTATTATTTTACAAAAAATCAGCCGGCGCTTAATCATGTAACGCTTACGCTCGATAAAATGGCCATGGGCGGTATTTACGATCAGGTGGGCGGAGGTTTTGCCCGATATTCGGTCGATGCCATTTGGAAAGTGCCGCACTTCGAAAAAATGCTTTACGACAACGGGCAGTTGGTTAGTTTGTATGCCGAAGCCTATCAGCTCACTAAAATTCCTGAATACAAACAGGTAATTCAGCAAACTTTGGAGTTTACCGATAGGGAATTAAGTTTGCCCGAAGGTGGCTTTTATTCCTCGCTCGATGCCGACAGCGAAGGGGTGGAAGGGAAATTTTATGTGTGGGAA is a genomic window containing:
- a CDS encoding 2OG-Fe(II) oxygenase, whose amino-acid sequence is MNTTFDDLVRTYLENNVGLADNFLSETLASQLKSNLLGLLSQKQMLPAGIGNNTDLVHNQLIRSDKIHWLDRKHHDEHEDCFFDLMDRFVAYLNQTCYTGITGYEFHYALYEKGTFYKKHLDQFVNNKGRAFTMIMYLNPDWKPGDGGELCIYHSDHNQCISPLNGKCVFFKSSELEHEVLLSNQPRLSITGWLKTN
- a CDS encoding KTSC domain-containing protein is translated as MKRVNAYKKLFNVDQDTDLKKLKSTYRNLVKEWHPDKFQSDDEKFAEAEIKSREIIDAYHFLVSIAPETIEANLEEYTSTTTESGIADYKHKGLLLEISFTDGTTYEYFGVPKNVFNKFINSDKQYRFAKRSIFNSYLYRKSKKDAAAA
- a CDS encoding LysR substrate-binding domain-containing protein, whose protein sequence is MSNQIEFRHYKYFLALAEDLHFRKAAESLFISQPGLSRQIKQMEEILGISLFERHNRKVKLTIAGLYLQKELTNNFKRLDEIINHAKLLHDGLNGNLNLGYVGSAMQDVIPELLLKFKQTHPNVLFSLKEMDNNKQIQALLNHEIDVGFVRMERVPRGLSIQSVFEDTFSLVLPKDHPINESNFTNLSQFKNDSFIFFDASYSESYFEKVMQIFDESGFAPLISHNTVNASSIYRLVENKFGVSIVPTSLKLGYDMGIKFIELNKIPQRTTLRAVWNNKNTNPILNDFRTMIDDKMMNK
- the hutH gene encoding histidine ammonia-lyase codes for the protein MFKYGIDRLSVDKTIQIARGELKAGLTAEAVSKVNACRAKVETMAKSNKAYYGINTGFGPLCDTQISPEETSKLQENLLITHAVGVGNPIGKELSKIMMICKVQALAQGFSGVRLEVIERILFFIENDLVPVVPEQGSVGASGDLAPLSHLFLPLLGEGEFWIGKDIVPAKEVLAKHGLKAIRLEAKEGLGLINGTQFILAHTIRGLYKMEYLLDLADVAGAMSLEGFQGSAAPFKPELHAIRPFKGNIKVAERMRMLLENSENLAGHIDCERVQDPYSLRCIPQVHGASRNAWYHLNELAEIEMNSVTDNPIVLSDTEAISGGNFHGQPLAMALDYCSIAASELGNIADRRCYLLLEGKFGLPRLLTASGGLNSGFMIPQYTTAALVTENKSLCFPPSADSVPTSLGQEDHVSMGSISGRKFNQILGNIEKIFAIELMYAAQALEFRSPNHFSDIMTENFKIIRSKVDKLEDDRVLKDDIYAMIDFVKTRAFIVK
- a CDS encoding urocanate hydratase, producing the protein MTFQEQILQGIPAELPAKKAYPKDANRAPKRKDILSVEEKQLAIRNALRYFPKEWHKELAVEFAQELLDFGRIYMYRFKPEYKMYARPIQEYPAKSIQAAGIMLMMQNNLNPAVAQHPEELITYGGNGAVFQNWAQYLLTMQYLATMTDEQTLNLYSGHPMGLFPSSKGAPRVVVTNGMVVPNYSKPDDWEKFNALGVSQYGQMTAGSFMYIGPQGIVHGTTITVMNAFRKILKKGETPSGKIFLTAGLGGMSGAQPKAGNIAGCITVAAEVNPKAAKKRHEQGWVDVLIDSMDELVARVRKAQETNEVVSIAFIGNVVDVWERFDAENIFIHIGSDQTSLHIPWTGGYYPVDTSYEESNRLIREEPELFKEKVQATLRRHAASVNNHTAKGTYFFDYGNAFLLEASRAGADIMAENGIDFKYKSYVQDILGPMCFDYGFGPFRWVCASGRAEDLDQTDEIAMNVLQEIMESSPEEIQLQMQDNITWIKDAKKNKMVVGSQARILYADAEGRSKIAEAFNNAIAAGKIGPVVLGRDHHDVSGTDSPYRETSNIYDGSKFTADMAIQNVIGDSFRGATWVSIHNGGGVGWGEVTNGGFGMLLDGTREADARLKNMLFYDVNNGIARRSWARNKEAMFAIKREMERTPDLKVTVPNLVDDNLLTDLF
- the hutG gene encoding formimidoylglutamase; protein product: MERRDNESINAEYRPAEKGYWEGRKSNPDMGKQYWHQQIEFVNWDELNQQSDDSKIDIAILGYVCDEGVRRNRGRMGAHEGPKAIRDRLAKLPIHFESKRVIDAGNIVCSDDDMEACQTLFSHAISDLIKQQIFPIGIGGGHDMSYAHFMGIRDAVKETQKRKVGIINFDAHFDLRPVEGRGNSGTPFNQIVSECHEKGGLVDYYAIGIQQQSNTKELFDIAKREHINYSINYDCESSAMEMESLKNKLAPIIANNDYLYITIDMDGFSSAYAPGVSAPSPLGFTPYFVFKLLHFLFATKKVIAFDIAELNPSLDRDMHTASLAAKIVDFVVLNYEAPT
- a CDS encoding transporter suffix domain-containing protein — translated: MKKKNWIIRVGIFLIIFCIPFFLLIAIIPFLGMEATTKITISTISLIIGEVLFWLGGIMVGKELFSKYKTYLNPKNWFKKADQNKESE
- a CDS encoding AAA family ATPase, whose product is MHIESIKIKKFRHIENAEIGSFNFNNRTSDLIVLAGPNGSGKSSVLELIGYALSNSYSLSWQLSRTFNGFSFEVGIGLSHEERGIVISALKNELEPHEKKLQESFNQIDQKTDIEEPVRNSQKQQLKEQLQRKYKHHYDIIEYLNSNNVYYRAFDYNEGEYGKNATLHNQVHSYATRELKDLLKRSLGFFLRSDRNYPQKSFNRNQIFTFDNVKRKEHLWTMAFNTSEIQYQDMYEFLVQQRYHYLRELGNYHNQKNKGINIGNEPTDPIKPYEQLLVRLFPSYKFADKNESIPSNLFIELPSNDVITFNDLSSGEKEVFFILSFFIRHNVENAIIVIDEPELHLHPELSRLLIRNMKSIRQGNQIWLASHNSEIIDEAGRDKAIYVSRDLTTRKAKFITGDNEEESILQLKNIFGFSGYVGVAKNFVFLEGDNSSPDRKFYSNLFPENNSNFKLVPSNSSDNLNRINGAILSIMESNLGFMNFHLIRDRDYLTEQMINKYRSHTSGKVFVLAKHEIENYLIDFHIISLVLKDIFNIDKTEEELKTLFHSTALKLSSDVIRDMVSFRLNLELKPQDFSIGKVLANQAYFTNGDGNYSPKSASKEIFERKFVEISTSINQTLSSSLSQSHIETMIQSCETEVKNALESDLWLDLFPGKELLENVGKSLGITNTISLQNSIIKEFASNKERIDNELITIFDRINAG